Within the Laspinema palackyanum D2c genome, the region CACTTCCGTAATCGAGCCTACAGTGCGGGTTTGGCCCCAGAGAATAAAGAAAATCCCAAACAGGAGGACAAAGGGACCGCTGATATAGCTGGGAATCACCGTTGCCAGTTGGGTCAGTGTTTTTTCAATCAACTGAATCGCGAAAAAAATCGGAGTCAGTTTAACCCAGATTGCCAAACCCAGCAGGGTTAATAAGACCCCAACCGCACTTAAGAGCAGCCAGCGTTTGACGAATAATCCAGGGGCTAACCATTTAAACCAATGGTTAAATCGCATCCCTCGCCGGAACAGGGGGTCCGGCTTGAGGGCATGGAAAGCTTGTTTGAGTAAACCAATTGACATGATTAATTTTAGGAGAGGGGATTAAAAGAGGAGAGAGTCGAAAGTTACACCTTTTTGGTTTTGATTCTAATTGCAAAAGGTCTGTTCCGAACTCAACCGGACAATAGCCTGTCACAGATCAGAGGTCACCTCCTTCTGCTAGATAGGGGAATATGCTTACCAGGATATCGGGATTGTTCCCGAATGGCGAGAGAGCCCGGCCAGAATCGCCCCCGTAGAGAGGAGGGAGTCCGGATTAGAATCGATCAGGGTGAGGCTGTGTCGCGCAACAATCCTCCAGGTTGAGTTGAAGCGAGAGCTTTCAATCCCTAGGGAGAGAAGCAAAGATGGACTTCCCACCAGCCCGGTGGCTGGACTACTATACTTAACCTTTAGTGACCAGTCCGCAGAGCGTTACCGCAGTTGAGCCGATGAGTGATCCGTTGATTGAATTGAAGGGAGTGTCTAAGTCCTTTGGGCGGAATGTGATTTTAAACGAAGTGGATTTATGCATTTACCGCAACGAGGCCCTCTCAATCATTGGACCCTCTGGGACAGGCAAATCAACAATTTTGCGGATTATTGCGGGATTGCTGGAGCCTGATGCCGGGGAAGTTTATGTGCAGGGAATTCGCCGCGATCGCTGGATGGATGATTTAGCTGATCCCATTGGCATTGGTATGGTCTTTCAGAATGCGGCCCTATTTGATTCCTTAAACGTGGATGAAAATGTCGGATTTTTCCTCTACGAACACTCCAAATTATCCCGCAAGCAAATTCGACAACTGGTCACCGAGAAGCTAGAAATGGTAGGGTTGCCAGGAATCGGCAATAAATACCCAGCCGAACTGTCTGGAGGGATGCGAAAGCGGGTGAGTTTTGCCCGGGCGATTATGGCGAATCCAGATGACCCCACCGCCAGTCCAGAAGTGC harbors:
- a CDS encoding ABC transporter ATP-binding protein, whose protein sequence is MSDPLIELKGVSKSFGRNVILNEVDLCIYRNEALSIIGPSGTGKSTILRIIAGLLEPDAGEVYVQGIRRDRWMDDLADPIGIGMVFQNAALFDSLNVDENVGFFLYEHSKLSRKQIRQLVTEKLEMVGLPGIGNKYPAELSGGMRKRVSFARAIMANPDDPTASPEVLLYDEPTAGLDPIASTVIEDLIRELQAARGGCSTYVMVTHQDSTIRRTSDRIVFLFDGKVQWQGGIEEIDTTENPLVRQFFSGSITGPIQLAG